In one window of Rhodanobacter sp. FDAARGOS 1247 DNA:
- a CDS encoding ADOP family duplicated permease yields the protein MIVREFRGAWRRLLARPGYTCLSTGMLGVGLGVLLFLFSLIDTLVLQPLPFPHADRLLAIGEVHDNGSGIGDIESSQYLDLHGRLQGLDEDGAYASVGLGMDHGNGTSFYSGTLWTSSMMDLLGVKPLLGRGFGAADDVPDAAPVVLIGETLWRHEFDADPAVIGRAVRVNGEWATVVGVLPAAFGFPGVSQLWMPLQPRAGQHDSVYMAGRLKPGVSLVQARSQLGALDGQLRQRSKSWQMQRALTAKPLAVSFAPEDMLRWVWLMFAAAALVLLLACVNVANLQLVQTLSRRRELALRSALGSSRGRLMLGVLAESLMLGMMSLALALPIVHWGNRWIISAYMTADRQAPGFQHFGISGGVLMFAVAVAFFTTALAGLIPAWRASHADMQDALREGSKGSGGAFARIAKSLVVMEIVLTVVLLVGAGTFVRSLNQLLAVPAAGGGDASHVLTAEVALPPKAYAKDEQRIRFFNTLAERLRADPQVLDATAANTVPGARLGSHEMIGAKGRSRPSGGWTEAQMGIVDGHFLDTYGVHLLSGRFFDTRDRAGSQPVAVIDHKTAVALWPGQEAVGQSLVLYPEQPWATTVTVVGVIEPLQLDTQMERSVPGFLVPLQQSQGMSPLAAVGLAVRTRADAHAYGPRLTALVRSVDAQAAVHYVHSQSHLMASGRIGLLVLTQVFSALGLIALLLAAAGLYGVLAFSVAQRTREFGIRRAIGAGNAAIVREVARQLLWQLGLGLGIGLLLAWPWSGLLADPNLHTQAYDMRVFVPVLLVVVLVAMFASLVPMIRALRVAPAIALRYD from the coding sequence ATGATCGTGCGTGAATTTCGCGGTGCTTGGCGGCGGTTGCTGGCGCGGCCGGGTTACACCTGTCTGTCGACCGGCATGCTGGGCGTCGGCCTGGGCGTGTTGCTGTTTCTGTTCAGCCTGATCGACACCCTGGTCCTGCAGCCGTTGCCGTTCCCGCATGCCGATCGCCTGCTGGCGATCGGCGAGGTGCACGACAACGGCAGCGGCATCGGCGATATCGAGAGCAGCCAGTACCTCGACCTGCATGGCCGACTGCAGGGACTGGATGAGGATGGTGCCTATGCATCGGTCGGCCTGGGCATGGACCATGGCAACGGCACCAGCTTTTACAGCGGCACCTTGTGGACCTCGTCGATGATGGATCTGCTCGGCGTCAAGCCGTTGCTGGGGCGCGGCTTCGGCGCGGCCGACGACGTGCCCGACGCCGCCCCGGTGGTATTGATCGGCGAGACCTTGTGGCGGCACGAGTTCGACGCCGACCCCGCGGTGATCGGGCGTGCCGTGCGCGTCAATGGCGAATGGGCGACGGTGGTGGGCGTGCTGCCGGCGGCATTCGGCTTTCCGGGTGTCAGCCAGCTGTGGATGCCGCTGCAACCTCGCGCAGGGCAGCACGATTCCGTGTACATGGCCGGGCGGCTCAAGCCCGGTGTCAGCCTGGTCCAGGCGCGTTCGCAGCTGGGTGCGCTGGACGGCCAGCTGCGGCAGCGGTCGAAGTCGTGGCAGATGCAGCGGGCCCTGACGGCCAAGCCGCTGGCGGTGAGTTTTGCGCCCGAAGACATGCTGCGCTGGGTCTGGCTAATGTTCGCCGCCGCCGCGCTGGTGTTGCTGCTGGCCTGCGTCAACGTGGCCAATTTGCAACTGGTGCAGACCCTGAGCCGGCGTCGCGAGCTGGCCTTGCGCAGTGCGCTGGGCAGCAGCCGTGGCCGGCTGATGCTTGGCGTGCTGGCGGAGAGCCTGATGCTCGGCATGATGTCGCTGGCCCTGGCGCTGCCGATCGTGCACTGGGGCAATCGCTGGATCATTTCCGCCTACATGACGGCGGACCGGCAGGCTCCCGGCTTCCAGCACTTCGGCATCAGCGGCGGCGTGCTGATGTTCGCTGTCGCCGTGGCGTTTTTCACCACGGCGCTGGCCGGACTGATACCGGCGTGGCGCGCCTCGCACGCCGACATGCAGGATGCGTTGCGCGAAGGCAGCAAGGGATCGGGCGGCGCGTTCGCGCGTATCGCCAAAAGCCTGGTGGTGATGGAAATCGTGCTGACCGTGGTCTTGCTGGTCGGCGCCGGCACCTTCGTGCGCTCGCTGAATCAGCTGCTGGCGGTGCCCGCGGCCGGCGGTGGCGATGCCAGCCATGTGCTGACCGCCGAGGTGGCGCTGCCGCCGAAAGCGTATGCGAAGGACGAGCAGCGCATCCGCTTCTTCAACACGCTGGCCGAACGCCTGCGCGCGGACCCGCAGGTGCTGGATGCCACGGCCGCCAACACCGTGCCCGGTGCGCGGCTGGGCAGCCACGAAATGATCGGCGCGAAGGGAAGGTCACGTCCGTCCGGCGGCTGGACCGAAGCGCAGATGGGTATCGTCGACGGGCACTTCCTCGACACCTACGGCGTGCACCTGCTGTCCGGCCGGTTCTTCGATACGCGCGATCGTGCCGGCAGCCAGCCGGTCGCGGTGATCGATCACAAGACCGCCGTCGCACTGTGGCCTGGCCAGGAGGCGGTGGGTCAATCGCTGGTGCTCTATCCCGAGCAGCCGTGGGCGACCACCGTCACCGTGGTCGGCGTGATCGAGCCGCTGCAGCTGGATACCCAGATGGAGCGATCGGTGCCGGGATTCCTGGTACCGCTGCAGCAGTCGCAGGGGATGTCGCCGCTGGCCGCCGTTGGCCTGGCCGTGCGCACGCGGGCGGATGCCCATGCCTACGGGCCGCGCCTCACGGCACTGGTGCGCAGCGTGGATGCGCAGGCCGCGGTGCACTACGTGCACAGCCAGTCGCACCTGATGGCTTCCGGACGGATCGGCTTGCTGGTGCTGACCCAGGTGTTCAGCGCGCTGGGTCTGATCGCGCTGCTGCTCGCGGCTGCCGGACTGTATGGCGTGCTGGCCTTTTCGGTGGCGCAGCGCACGCGGGAATTCGGGATACGCCGCGCGATCGGTGCGGGCAACGCCGCCATCGTGCGCGAGGTCGCGCGGCAGTTGCTGTGGCAGCTGGGCCTTGGGCTGGGCATCGGTCTGCTGCTGGCGTGGCCGTGGTCGGGCCTGCTGGCCGACCCCAACCTGCACACGCAGGCGTATGACATGCGGGTGTTCGTGCCGGTGCTGCTGGTGGTGGTGCTGGTGGCGATGTTTGCGTCACTGGTGCCGATGATTCGCGCGTTGCGCGTGGCGCCGGCCATTGCGCTGCGCTACGACTGA